The window ACGCCGGTGGGGGCGAAGGTGGTCAATGCCCAGGCCGGCAAGTTCAGCGAGCGCTGGGGCGAGATGGCCGGGCGACTGGGTTACCGCACCGAACTGGTGGCCCGCCCCTGGGGCGAACTGCTGGACCCCCAGGAGGTCGCGGGCGCGGCCCGGGACGCCCACACCCTGCTGATCACCCACAGCGAAACCAGCACCGGCGCCCTGCATGACCTGGAAGCCATTGCCCGCGCCGCCCGCGCCGGCAACCCGGACCTGATCATCATTGCCGATTGCATCACCTCCTACGGGGTGGCCGAACTGCGCCCCGCCGAATGGGGCGTGGACGTGATTGTCTCCGGCAGCCAGAAGGGCACCGCCACCCCGCCGGGCCTGGGCTTTGTGCTGTTCAGCCCCGAGGTGCAGGCCCGCCTGATCCAGAACCCCGAGCGCGGCTTCTACCTGGACCTGACCCGGGAACTGGCCGGGCAGAAAGCCGGCAACACACCCCAGACCCCGGCCATCAACCTGATCTACGCGCTAAGCACCGCCCTGGACCGCCTGCTGGCTGTGCCCCTGGAAGAGCTGTGGGCCGAGCAGCGCCGCAAGACCGACGCCCTGATCGCCGCCGGCACCGCCCTGGGGGCCCCCGCCTGGGCCGCGCGCACCAGCCCGGCGGTGGCGGTGCTGACCCCGCCCCAGGGCCTGACCGGGCGGCAGGTGGCCGCTGGGCTGGCCGCGATGGGCCAGCGCGCCCTGCCCGGTCAGGCCCCCCACGAGGACACGGTGTTCCGGATCAGCACCATGGGCTACGCCGACCGTTACGACGCCCTGGGTATTGCCGGCATTCTGGAAGACTGCTTTGCCGCCCTGGGCGTGAGGTTTGAGCGGGGTGTAGCAGTGCAGGCCGCCTGGAACGCCCTGCGCTGAGCCCAGGTTGACAGGAATGAGGGCGCCGGTTGAAAGCTGACCGGCGCCCTTGGCTGTATCTGCCAGAGCCGATGTCTGGCTGTTTCCCAGCCTGCCGATGCTTATCAGGAAGCGGGATAAGAACCGTTGTCTGGCCCTGCACGTCTCTGGCCTGCCGCGTGTGGGGCATTGCCAGAAGGTCCAGCGGGGCAGAGGGACTGTCTGCCGCCGCTGCTCTCAAGCCCTGTCTTCCCTCAAATCGTCTATCTCCCGAAGCGTCACGCTCGGCCTGCAACAAGGGCCAAGCCGCCCCTTCCGGTGGCCTCCACCCGCCCATGACCCATCCGCCAATTGATCTATGGTTGGAAAAGTCTGATGTGTCATATTGTGCGACCCATGAGATTGTTGCAGACTTGGAAGTATGACTCCTCCTGAGCTGTCACCCCCAGACCGTCCCCCGCCCAGCC of the Deinococcus aquaedulcis genome contains:
- a CDS encoding aminotransferase class V-fold PLP-dependent enzyme, which produces MLAQLAQPQMHHRAQAGIEKLMEARAKLSRLLGSPYDAVITTSSGTGAFEGALVSTTPVGAKVVNAQAGKFSERWGEMAGRLGYRTELVARPWGELLDPQEVAGAARDAHTLLITHSETSTGALHDLEAIARAARAGNPDLIIIADCITSYGVAELRPAEWGVDVIVSGSQKGTATPPGLGFVLFSPEVQARLIQNPERGFYLDLTRELAGQKAGNTPQTPAINLIYALSTALDRLLAVPLEELWAEQRRKTDALIAAGTALGAPAWAARTSPAVAVLTPPQGLTGRQVAAGLAAMGQRALPGQAPHEDTVFRISTMGYADRYDALGIAGILEDCFAALGVRFERGVAVQAAWNALR